A window of Bacillus toyonensis BCT-7112 genomic DNA:
AAAAATTCGTAAATTCTTCTAACGTCTCTTTCGTCGTTTCAAATAATAATGCATCTGCAAGACGTTTTTCTTCCTCTGGAATTGACGCATAGCGCTCTAATTTCTCAGTATTAACAATCGCATAATCTAATCCTGCTTTCGTTGCATGATATAAAAAGACAGAATTTAACACTTCACGTCCAGCTGGTGGTAAACCAAATGATATATTACTCACACCTAAAATCGTTAAACATTCTGGTAACGCTTCTTTAATAAGTCGAATTCCTTCGATCGTCGCTGCCGCTGAACCGATGTATTCTTCATCACCTGTCCCTACTGGAAATACAAGTGCATCAAAAATAATATCTGACGGGCGTATACCATATTTCGTCGTCAATAATTCATAACTTCTTTTCGCAATTTCTAGTTTTCTTTCAGCACTTACTGCCATACCATCTTCGTCGATTGTCCCAACTACAATTGCGGCACCATACTTGCGAAGCAGTGGCGTTACCTTTTCAAAACGCTCTTCTCCATCTTCTAAGTTAATAGAGTTAATAACAGCTTTCCCTTGAATATAAGTAAGTGCTCTCGCCATTACATTTTCATCTGTTGAATCAATCATAATCGGTACTTTTAACACTTTCGTAACTTCTGATAAGAATTTTTCCATATCTTCTATTTCATCACGGTCAGGGTCTGCCATACAAATATCAATAATATGAGCATTTTTCTTCACTTGTGCTCTTGCCACTTCAGCAGCCTCTTCAAATTTACCTTCTGCCACTAATCGTTTAAATTTACGTGACCCTATAACATTCGTTCTTTCACCTACAAATAACGGTCTCATAGACTCATCATATTGCAGCGCCTCTAATCCACTAATTCCATGTCCGGCTCGTTCATTTTGCGCACGCGGTGTAAGAGATGCTAGCGCTTCTTTCATTGCTCTTATATGTTCTGGTGTTGTGCCGCAACAACCACCAATAATATTAATCCATCCTTCTTCAGCAAATCGCTTCACTTTTTCAGCGAGAGAAGATGGAGATTCATGATAATGTCCATCTTCATCAGGAAGACCTGCATTTGGATAACAAGAAATGTAACACTCCGATAAATCAGATAAAGAACGAATATGGTCTCTCATAAACTCCGGACCAGTCGCGCAGTTTAATCCAACAGATAATGGCTTCATATGTTCTACGGATAAGTAAAAAGCCTCAATTGTTTGCCCAGCCAGAGTCGTCCCCATCGGCTCAATCGTCCCAGAGATCATAATAGGAACAATTTTATTTAGTTCTTCAAAAGCAGCTTGAATTCCAATATAAGCAGCTTTCACATTACGCATATCTTGACTCGTTTCAACGAGTAACACATCAACTTCGCCATTTAATAATCCCCTCGCCTGCCTAGTATAAGCTTCTATTAGTTCTTCAAATGTAACTCCTCCTGTAACACTAATTGCTTTCGTTGTCGGTCCCATCGCACCTGCAACATATACTTCATTCCCGCTTTCTTTAACAGCTTGTTTCGCTAATCGTGCTGCCTTTTCATTTAGTTCTTCATCTAAATGAGACAGCTCATAATCACTTAATACGATATTTGTCGCCCCAAATGTATTTGTTTCAATAATGTCAGCTCCAGCTTCAATATAAGCTTTATGAATCTTTAAAATAACATCCGGCCTTGTTTCTACTAAATATTCATTACAGCCCTCGTACTCTTCTCCTCCGAAATCTTCTGCAGTTAAGTCCTCTTGTTGTATCATTGTCCCCATTGCACCGTCTAATATTAAAATGTTATTTTGTAATTTTTCTTCTATACACTTCATCAATTAATACCTTCTTTCACTTCTTGCTTTTCTCTCACATATTTAACAAGATGTTCTGTAATTTCATATTTTAGAAATGGTGTAATTAAATAGATACCGTTAAAATATTTCATCGCTGCATCGATCAACTCTTGTGAAATACGAATCCCTTCCTCGATAGCTGCCTCTTTCGTTTCGTGTCCATCCATTCTCTCTCTTATTTCTTCAGGAAGAGTAATACCCGGCACCTCAAAATGGAGAAAGTCTGCATTCCGCTTACTTACTAATGGCATAATTCCAATAAAAATAGGTTGTTCCAAATGTTTTGTTGCTTCATATACTTCTTCTATTAAAGCAACATCATATATCGGCTGTGTTAAGAAATATTCAGCCCCAGCATCTATTTTTCGTTCCATTCGCTTTACCGCTGCTTTTAAATGCCTTACGTGAGGATTAAAAGCACCTCCGACTGAAAACCTTGTTGCCGGTCCAATGGATTTCCCTAAAATGGAACGTCCATCGTTCATTTCTTTAATCATTTTAATTAACTCTATAGAGGACAGATCATATACAGAAGTTGCTCCCGGAAAATCACCAACGCGCGCTGGATCACCAGTTAAAGCTAATACTTCCTCCATACCTAACGCTGATAAACCTAGTAAATGAGATTGTAGTCCAATGACGTTATGGTCTCTACACGTTAAATGTGTCAATACTGGAATATCGTGCTTCGTTAATAGTGCGCCCATTGCCATATTCAAAACACGAGGCGATGCTAATGAATTATCTGCTAGAGTAATAGCGTCTGCTCCCGCTCTTTTTAACGCTCTTGCTCCTTCAAAAAAACGCTGTGTATCTAACGTTTTCGGCGGATCTAATTCCACTACAACTGTCGTTTGTTTTTTTGCCTTTTCCGCAAGAGTAACCTGTGCCTTCGAACGCTTCTCGTGTGTATGAACTACTTTCGGTCTTTGAATTGTGTCTTTTTCTATTACAGGTGTAACATTCGCAACAGCGCGCTTCATACTTTGAATATGTTCTGGAGTCGTACCACAACAACCACCCAATAACCGAATACCTTGCTCAATAAATTTCGGTGTCATCGCTTCGAAATAAGCTGGGCTTCCCTCATATACGTAACGTCCCTCCACATAATTTGGGAGACCTGCATTTGGGTATGCTGATAAATAGCCATTCTGCGGAATCGATATCATTTTGAAAGCTTCCGTCATATGAAGTGGCCCTAGTTGACAGTTCAATCCAACAACATTTGCACCGTAATCTATAAGCTGTTTTAATATTTCATTGACATCATTTCCATTTTGAGTCGTACCTGCTTCATGTAACGCTACTTGAGCAACAATCGGAATATTCGTTTGCTTACGCAATACTTTAACGGCATGAAGTAATTCAAATTCATCGTAAAAAGTTTCTAATAGTAATCCATCAACCTGTTCTTCTAGTAAAGCACCTGCCTGTTCAAGTAGCATAAATTCTCGCTCCATATCAGTCGTTGTGACAGCTCCGATATGTTTCATACCACCGATTGTTCCTAAAATTGCATTTCTGTTTGTAACAGATGCTTTCGCAAGCTTCACTGCCGCTTTATTAATTTGAACAACTTGATTTTCTAAGCCATACATACGTAATTTCGCCTCATTTGCTCCATACGTATTTGTTTGAATCACATCTGCACCAGCAGCTACATATTGTTTATGAATCGATATAATTAGGTCTGGATCAGATACATTCAATTCTTCAAAACTACTTTGCAAACCATGTGAATGTAATAACGTTCCAACCGCACCATCACCTATTACAATTCCTTTTGATAATAAATCTAGTAATTTCACGAATCTCCCTCATTTCTATCAATATAAAAACCCCCTCTTCACTTTGAAGAGGGGGACATAATTGTTCCGCCTCTTATTATGCAAAACATTCGTTTTGCAGGTATTAGCACCGTTTCAAACATTTCGTTTGAAGGTTGCCGGGTTTCACAGGGCCTTTCCCTCCACCGCTCTCAATAAGAGTTGTCTTTATTATTTTATTTATGTAGCTAAAAGGAAATGCGTTCCCCTTTTAACAATGTTTGTTAATTTTTTATAAATTTAGCATGCACAAATATAAAAGTCAATGACACTTGCGGAAAAATAAAAATTATTTAAAATAAAGTTGCAATTCAATTAACTTTTGCTGTAAAGTTAAAAACATAATAAAAATTTCATACGAACATTCTTATCTAGAGAGGTAGAGGGACTGGCCCTATGACGCCTCAGCAACCATTAACATTTGTTAATAAGGTGCTAATTCCAGCAAATTGTGAAAGATTTGACAGATGAGAAGAAGACTCTATTCAATCCGAAAGCCTTCTTCTTAGAAGGCTTTTTTTTATTTTATATTCAACTACTGGTTCAATTTAAAAAGGAGGAATTTTTACATGTCAACTATCGAAACAAAACTAGCACAAATCGGAAATCGTAGCGAAACTACAACAGGAACTGTTAATCCACCCGTTTATTTCTCAACCGCTTATCGTCACGAAGGACTTGGTAAATCTACCGGCTTTGACTATTCACGAACTGGAAATCCAACTCGTGGTCTTTTAGAACAGGCAATCGCAGACTTAGAATATGGCCAACAAGGTTATGCCTGTAGTTCAGGTATGGCAGCTGTTCTCCTCGTCCTTTCATTATTCCGTTCTGGAGATGAACTTATTGTATCCGAAGATTTATACGGGGGAACGTATCGCTTATTTTCCGAACACGAAAAAAAGTGGAATGTTCGATGTAGATACGTAAATACACAATCTATTAAACAGATTGAGCAAGCTATCACAACTGAAACGAAGGCTATTTTCATAGAAACTCCGACTAATCCATTAATGCAAGTTACTGATATTGCCGCTGTCGCAACTGTAGCGAAAAGACACAGACTACTTCTTATCGTAGACAATACATTCTACACGCCTTATATACAGCAGCCATTAACAGAAGGTGCTGACATCGTACTTCATAGTGCAACGAAATATTTAGGTGGGCATAATGATGTATTAAGCGGACTTGTCGTTGCAAAAGGAAAGGAACTTTGTGAGGAAATCGCTCATTATCATAATGCCTCCGGTGCTGTCTTAAGCCCATTTGACTCATGGCTATTAATTCGTGGTATGAAAACTTTAGCGCTTCGCATGAAACAACATGAAGAAAATGCGAAAGCAGTTGTTGCTTATTTAAATGATGAGGATGGTGTGACAGATGTCTTTTATCCAGGGAGAGGCGGTATGATTTCATTCCGACTTAAAGATGAAGCTTGGATTAATCCATTCTTACAATCTTTATCCTTAATCACATTTGCCGAAAGTCTTGGTGGTGTAGAAAGTTTAATGACTTATCCAGCAACGCAAACACATGCTGATATTCCAGAAGAAATCAGAACGGCGAACGGTGTATGTAATCGTCTTCTTCGATTCTCCGTCGGCATTGAAAACAGTAATGATTTAATTCAAGACTTAAATCAAGCCATTAAACTTGTAAAAGAAGGTGTGAGAATATGAGTTATTCTATAGATACACTCTTACTACACAACCAATATAAACACGATGCACAAACAGGAGCTGTTAACGTTCCCATTTATAACACATCAACATTTCACCAGTTTGATGTAGATACTTTTGGCAAATACGACTATAGCCGATCTGGAAATCCAACTCGTGAAGCTCTGGAAGATATCATTGCTTTATTAGAAGGCGGAACAAAAGGATTCGCCTTTGCCTCAGGCATTGCAGCGATTTCTACTGCTTTTCTCCTTCTTTCACAAGGCGATCACGTTCTCATTTCAGAAGACGTATACGGAGGCACTTATCGAATTATAACTGAAGTACTCTCCCGTTACGGTGTTTCACATACATTTGTTGATATGACCAATTTAGAAGAAATAAAGCAAAATATTAAATCGAATACGAAACTCTTTTATGTAGAAACACCATCTAACCCACTTTTAAAAGTAACAGATATTCGCGAGGTTTCTAAACTCGCAAAATCTATTGGTGCTCTTACATTTGTTGATAATACTTTTTTGACACCATTATTCCAGAAGCCACTTGATCTTGGCGCCGATGTCGTTCTTCATAGTGCTACAAAATTTATTGCTGGTCACAGTGATGTTACTGCCGGATTAACGGTCGTAAAAGATGCCGAACTCGCTCAAAAGCTTGGATTTTTACAAAATGCATTTGGCGCTATTTTAGGACCTCAAGATTGTTCTCTCGTACTTCGCGGTCTAAAAACATTACATGTACGTCTTGAGCACTCAGCTGCAAATGCCAATAAAATTGCACACTATTTACAAGAGCATGCTAAAGTACAAAATGTCTATTATCCGGGATTACAAACACATCTTGGATTTAATATTCAACAATCTCAAGCAACGTCAGCTGGAGCGGTCTTATCGTTTACTTTGCAGTCAGAAGATGCACTCCGCCAATTTTTATCAAAAGTAAAATTACCTGTTTTTGCAGTGAGTTTAGGAGCTGTCGAATCGATTCTTTCCTACCCAGCTAAAATGTCCCACGCCGCACTGTCGCAAAAAGCTCGTGATGAAAGAGGTATCTCTAATTCATTACTTCGCTTATCAGTCGGTCTTGAAAATGTTAACGATTTAATATCCGATTTTGAAAATGCCCTCTCTTATGTAGAAGAACCTGTAAATGCGTAGAGAGAAAAGAAGATATGAGATTAAGTTCTCATATCTTCTTTTTATGCGGTTTAGTATATTCTTTTTAGTGTTTTTTCTTTTTGTACTCAAATTTTTTTGTCTTCTTCAACCATCCTCCTCGTTAGTCTAATGAGGGGTAGCGTCAGGAAAATGCGGATTTACAACGCTAAGGAAATATCACTTATTAAAAAAAGCCGATTCCCCTCTCAAGGAATCGACTTTTTTATTTATTCTTAATGAACTAACGCATGCGTTAGTTCATTAAGAAAGATGTTTGAAAAAATAGCCTGTATATATTTGAACGATGAATAACTTACCTATTTCCTTTTGTTTACACCGAATACAAAACAATCAGACAAACAAAACATATTATTTATCTGTTTGTTTTTGCTTCTTTTTCAAATACTCCGCACGCAATTTTTCAAGTTGCTGCTTTTTATCAAATTTGGCAGGCGTCTGTTTTTCATGAAACTTTGCCACAGCTACCTGACTTTTGTAATCCAATTGATATTTGCCCACTTTGTTCACCTACTTTTCTTGTCTTTACAGAGAATCTATTCAACAAATATAATATACCTTATTTTACTGAAGAAAATCTTATTACTTTAGTAGTTTTTCTACTTACATCTATCTTAATCCAAATATCCCTTTATCTAACTAACCTGCCCCGTTAGTCTAAGTAGGAAACTTCACAATCTCAATAGAGTAAAACCTATCGGTACATAATCCAATCACCTTTCAATTAGACCTCATAATGTCTCATAAGACTTGTATCAAAATACTTATCGTTGTAAATGCGTATTTTCTTGACTCTACCCCAATTATAATAAAACAACTTTATTGTTTTTTAAAGAATTTTATTGTAAATGAAACTACTTTATTATCTCTGTACAAAAATTTAATCATTGGGGGTTTTGTTCATTCCCACTCATTATTAGCCTTCACCAATCGGGCGTTTACGGGCAGCCCGCCTCCCACAAATAGTGGGATAAAAGCACATCACTTATTTACAAATAATGGTTTTATCGATATATTAAGAAATACAAGGGGGTAAAAATAATGGATACTTGTTCTGATATTTTAATCGTTATCGATTTACAAAATGGGGTATGTTATAGCGGAGAGCATTTATTTGATTTACAAAACTTGCTTACAAAAGTAAATAAAAGAATTTCTTCATACAGAAAATCAAATAAACCAATCATTTTTGTTCAACATTGTGATGATGATTTAGTACCCGAAAAAGAACTTTGGGCTATTCATACTGATCTAGATGTTCAAGACCAAGATTTCTTTGTGAGAAAAACACATGCAAATTCATTTTATAAAACAAACTTAAAAGAAATTTTAGATCAATTATCTGTACATCGTATTGAATTTTGTGGCGCCCAAACAGAGTACTGTATGGATGCTACGATTAAATTTGCTCACGGACTAGGGTACGAAAACTTTATGGCACCTAAAATAACTTCTACATTAAACAATCCATTTATGTCCGCAAAAGAGACAATTGACTTTTATGAGAATATATGGAATCACAGATTTTTAAAGTTGCTAAAAGATGAGCTCTAGCATAAATGAAGAATGACTTGATCATTCTAAGATTGATCAGCTACACTCAAGTGTCTCATTATCCTCATAAAAAAGCTGATTACATCGGGCTTCTTTTAACCTGTTTTATATTCTATATATAGCATTATAATTCCTTTGTCATATTATTTTAAAAATTTTGTATATTCATTTGAAAGAATAAGAAAATCATGATAAAATTGTGTTACAAATATATCTATATCTTTCAATTTTTAAAATGCATCAAAATTTTCGCCCAAAAGCGTCATTTTACAAAACTGTGCTAATTTATCCATTTTATTTACATCAGGGTCTCTTTTCTTACAATTTCTTTACTTTAGGAAATTTTTTCTGCAACAACTGTTTTCTTTTCTTTAATTTTTTGGTATGTATAGTATGGTATAACAGCTCACACGGAGGTGGAAAAGAACATGTTAGAAACCTTTCAAAAAGAAATAGAACTTTATGAAAGCAATGCAGAATTATTGAAAGTACTTGCTCACCCAGTTCGTTTATGTATCGTAAAAGGATTAATCGAGCGTGGTCCAAGCAACGTTTCTACAATGTACACTGGCTTAAACATGCCACAGTCTACAATTTCACAGCATTTAGCAAAATTAAAAAGTGCTAAAATCGTTTCTAGTGAAAGAAAAGGATTAGAAATTTACTACAAAGTAGAAAACGAAACAATTATTCAACTCGTTCGCGTATTATTAGGTTAGGGACTAATAAACAGAGAAAAAGAACGTATTCTATATTTTTCATCTCATATCTTTAATATAAATATATATCATGAGAGGAAATATATAATACTACATACGTCGTATTAAAAAACAAGACACAGAAATATGCTGTGTCTTGTTTTTTATATTGTTAAATACCGATTCAGATGTAAATTCTGTATGTCTTTCGTATGTATAACAACATCAAAGGCATTCCCTAATCCTCCGTTCAAAATCATAGAACGAATTGCTCGATTTTGTTTTTGAGTTTCAGAAAAAGGATTCGTATCTTGATGACTCGTAAGCTGTTCTAATATTCCTGCAGCTAACAAAAACTCAGATTGCTTCTTATGCCATACTGCACTCATTCCCTGAAGGTTAAAAATCTCCTTTAACTCATCCCAATGAATATGAGTAGTAAGATCCATTTCCCCTGGATACGCTAAAGGATTACGTATTAACTTATGCTTATAATACCCACGTAAACTTCCTTCCCGATGCGCAGGGTACGTCCATTCTGCTTTTGTGTATCCATAGTCAACTGTAATACATATACCTTTTTGAAACCATTTTGCAATTCCCTTTACATAATCTTCCATCGCAATTGGCACCTCAAAACGCTGCCCTTCTGCAATATGAATGTTATATTTCAGTAAGTAGCGACCGATTCTTTTATCTAACGGTCTACATACTTCAGCAAGGTTCCCTTCCTCTGTATACGTAATACGTACTTCATACAACATTCCATTTCTCTTCTCAATTACTTCAACAGGAAATGCATCAAATA
This region includes:
- the metH gene encoding methionine synthase, coding for MKCIEEKLQNNILILDGAMGTMIQQEDLTAEDFGGEEYEGCNEYLVETRPDVILKIHKAYIEAGADIIETNTFGATNIVLSDYELSHLDEELNEKAARLAKQAVKESGNEVYVAGAMGPTTKAISVTGGVTFEELIEAYTRQARGLLNGEVDVLLVETSQDMRNVKAAYIGIQAAFEELNKIVPIMISGTIEPMGTTLAGQTIEAFYLSVEHMKPLSVGLNCATGPEFMRDHIRSLSDLSECYISCYPNAGLPDEDGHYHESPSSLAEKVKRFAEEGWINIIGGCCGTTPEHIRAMKEALASLTPRAQNERAGHGISGLEALQYDESMRPLFVGERTNVIGSRKFKRLVAEGKFEEAAEVARAQVKKNAHIIDICMADPDRDEIEDMEKFLSEVTKVLKVPIMIDSTDENVMARALTYIQGKAVINSINLEDGEERFEKVTPLLRKYGAAIVVGTIDEDGMAVSAERKLEIAKRSYELLTTKYGIRPSDIIFDALVFPVGTGDEEYIGSAAATIEGIRLIKEALPECLTILGVSNISFGLPPAGREVLNSVFLYHATKAGLDYAIVNTEKLERYASIPEEEKRLADALLFETTKETLEEFTNFYRVAKKKEVVVQEILTLDERLANYIVEGTKQGLHEDLSLALTEGRKPLDIINGPLMTGMDEVGRLFNNNELIVAEVLQSAESMKAAVSYLEPHMESSDSAKKGKVLLATVKGDVHDIGKNLVEIILSNNGYEIINLGINVRSDRIVQEVQEKKPDIIGLSGLLVKSAQQMVTTAEDLKAANIDIPIVVGGAALTRKFTDNRISPSYKGLVCYASDAMTGLDIINKLQKEEEREKMKQDKKERHLHIVKKEEKKVEIPAVIEPLPKSEVMVPDSTKRIVLRDVPVSHLAPFLNRQMLLGHHLGLKGNVKKLLKEGDKRARELNDLIDELLVEGQSWLKPKAVYQFFPAQSDGQNIVIYDPEDHTRVIERFTFPRQGKAPYRTLGDYLRPIGDEMDYVAFLSVTVGEGVRDIAEEWKAKGDYLRSHAIQSLALELAEGLAEKTHMLIRDRWGIPDSPELTMEERFRTKYRGIRVSFGYPACPELADQEKLFRLIHPEEIGISLTEGFMMEPEASVTAMVFSHPEARYFSVL
- a CDS encoding bifunctional homocysteine S-methyltransferase/methylenetetrahydrofolate reductase, whose protein sequence is MKLLDLLSKGIVIGDGAVGTLLHSHGLQSSFEELNVSDPDLIISIHKQYVAAGADVIQTNTYGANEAKLRMYGLENQVVQINKAAVKLAKASVTNRNAILGTIGGMKHIGAVTTTDMEREFMLLEQAGALLEEQVDGLLLETFYDEFELLHAVKVLRKQTNIPIVAQVALHEAGTTQNGNDVNEILKQLIDYGANVVGLNCQLGPLHMTEAFKMISIPQNGYLSAYPNAGLPNYVEGRYVYEGSPAYFEAMTPKFIEQGIRLLGGCCGTTPEHIQSMKRAVANVTPVIEKDTIQRPKVVHTHEKRSKAQVTLAEKAKKQTTVVVELDPPKTLDTQRFFEGARALKRAGADAITLADNSLASPRVLNMAMGALLTKHDIPVLTHLTCRDHNVIGLQSHLLGLSALGMEEVLALTGDPARVGDFPGATSVYDLSSIELIKMIKEMNDGRSILGKSIGPATRFSVGGAFNPHVRHLKAAVKRMERKIDAGAEYFLTQPIYDVALIEEVYEATKHLEQPIFIGIMPLVSKRNADFLHFEVPGITLPEEIRERMDGHETKEAAIEEGIRISQELIDAAMKYFNGIYLITPFLKYEITEHLVKYVREKQEVKEGIN
- the metI gene encoding cystathionine gamma-synthase/O-acetylhomoserine thiolyase, yielding MSTIETKLAQIGNRSETTTGTVNPPVYFSTAYRHEGLGKSTGFDYSRTGNPTRGLLEQAIADLEYGQQGYACSSGMAAVLLVLSLFRSGDELIVSEDLYGGTYRLFSEHEKKWNVRCRYVNTQSIKQIEQAITTETKAIFIETPTNPLMQVTDIAAVATVAKRHRLLLIVDNTFYTPYIQQPLTEGADIVLHSATKYLGGHNDVLSGLVVAKGKELCEEIAHYHNASGAVLSPFDSWLLIRGMKTLALRMKQHEENAKAVVAYLNDEDGVTDVFYPGRGGMISFRLKDEAWINPFLQSLSLITFAESLGGVESLMTYPATQTHADIPEEIRTANGVCNRLLRFSVGIENSNDLIQDLNQAIKLVKEGVRI
- the metC gene encoding cystathionine beta-lyase — protein: MSYSIDTLLLHNQYKHDAQTGAVNVPIYNTSTFHQFDVDTFGKYDYSRSGNPTREALEDIIALLEGGTKGFAFASGIAAISTAFLLLSQGDHVLISEDVYGGTYRIITEVLSRYGVSHTFVDMTNLEEIKQNIKSNTKLFYVETPSNPLLKVTDIREVSKLAKSIGALTFVDNTFLTPLFQKPLDLGADVVLHSATKFIAGHSDVTAGLTVVKDAELAQKLGFLQNAFGAILGPQDCSLVLRGLKTLHVRLEHSAANANKIAHYLQEHAKVQNVYYPGLQTHLGFNIQQSQATSAGAVLSFTLQSEDALRQFLSKVKLPVFAVSLGAVESILSYPAKMSHAALSQKARDERGISNSLLRLSVGLENVNDLISDFENALSYVEEPVNA
- a CDS encoding cysteine hydrolase family protein: MDTCSDILIVIDLQNGVCYSGEHLFDLQNLLTKVNKRISSYRKSNKPIIFVQHCDDDLVPEKELWAIHTDLDVQDQDFFVRKTHANSFYKTNLKEILDQLSVHRIEFCGAQTEYCMDATIKFAHGLGYENFMAPKITSTLNNPFMSAKETIDFYENIWNHRFLKLLKDEL
- a CDS encoding ArsR/SmtB family transcription factor, whose product is MLETFQKEIELYESNAELLKVLAHPVRLCIVKGLIERGPSNVSTMYTGLNMPQSTISQHLAKLKSAKIVSSERKGLEIYYKVENETIIQLVRVLLG
- a CDS encoding class I SAM-dependent methyltransferase, whose amino-acid sequence is MGMELILREWMGKEKDYSISYSTYMNLVLYAEGHGYYMKDREKIGRQGDFFTSSNVSSAFAKTFAKFFIRLVENDEVAPNICEIGGGTGKFAYDVLQEWKQLSPETFIDLNYSMIEVSPFHRKLQQENLCSFSNVSYYTSYSKMGESFEGILFSNELFDAFPVEVIEKRNGMLYEVRITYTEEGNLAEVCRPLDKRIGRYLLKYNIHIAEGQRFEVPIAMEDYVKGIAKWFQKGICITVDYGYTKAEWTYPAHREGSLRGYYKHKLIRNPLAYPGEMDLTTHIHWDELKEIFNLQGMSAVWHKKQSEFLLAAGILEQLTSHQDTNPFSETQKQNRAIRSMILNGGLGNAFDVVIHTKDIQNLHLNRYLTI